In the Anastrepha obliqua isolate idAnaObli1 chromosome 1, idAnaObli1_1.0, whole genome shotgun sequence genome, one interval contains:
- the LOC129247868 gene encoding uncharacterized protein LOC129247868 has protein sequence MCNPIFLFTIFCCGYFTWNMETLEDVKYIPHKSKADDKSSVWYYFLVSACGGPTAQCKSCNKVLKTCFGSTKGLLTHLKYHKIELERKPGKPTMKKLPKIPPLKPKYEIIDGKIAPTSPTRSNNSSTGFDGDISNLYEKQIEFVDGYLGENPFINEDSDHTFEPKPPKIFKRENPYQRNKTLEDLRTRVEIQLMRAKTTYFTKQMENLDIERSVMLLKAKKLELEVEKLRNEARGSILPTEKQ, from the exons ATGTGTaacccaatatttttatttaccattTTTTGTTGTGGCTACTTTACTTGGAACAtgg aaacctTGGAAGATGTGAAATATATCCCACATAAATCAAAGGCTGATGATAAAAGTTCAGTATggtattattttttggtttctgcTTGCGGTGGGCCGACAGCGCAGTGCAAAAGCTGCAATAAAGTTCTAAAGACCTGTTTCGGGTCAACTAAAGGGCTCTTAACACATTTAAAA TACCACAAAATAGAGTTAGAGAGAAAGCCTGGCAAGCCAACAATGAAG AAATTACCAAAAATACCTCCACTTAAGCCAAAGTATGAAATAATTGATGGAAAAATAGCTCCAACTAGTCCAACAAGAAGTAATAACTCATCTACTGGTTTTGACGGAGACATTAGCAATCTTTACGAGAAACAAATTGAG TTTGTTGATGGATATTTGGGGGAAAATCCATTTATAAATGAAGACAGCGATCATACTTTTGAACCTAAgccaccaaaaatatttaaacgcgAAAATCCATatcaaagaaacaaaacatTAGAAGATCTAAGGACCCGCGTGGAAATACAACTTATGCGAGCGAAAACAACATATTTCACCAAACAGATGGAGAACCTCGATATAGAACGTTCCGTAATGTTATTAAAAGCAAAGAAACTAGAGTTGGAAGTAGAGAAATTGCGCAATGAGGCCCGTGGGAGCATATTACCAACTGAAAAGCAATGA